One window from the genome of Dyella sp. A6 encodes:
- a CDS encoding beta-ketoacyl synthase chain length factor — MSALVVHVEGIGLWSPGWSDFQALCAQPAGSTACADATGRPPALTLPATERRRASSSVLLAVEVAAQAVAMSGRDPTTLACVFASAHGDLLTTDYLCATLARAPDELSPTRFHHSVHNAPAGYWTIASGCHAPSSAVCAGPATAGAGLLEAATLTCAEQCPVLLVCSDIRGHGPLGEIAGCRHDFGWALVLSPQAGPRSRARLMLGLLDAASTSPSPINACTGDTPDNPSAAALPLLTALVDGHGELILPAATALGLHIRMERPL; from the coding sequence ATGAGCGCACTCGTCGTCCATGTCGAAGGCATCGGGTTGTGGTCGCCAGGCTGGAGCGACTTCCAGGCCTTGTGTGCGCAGCCTGCAGGCAGCACAGCATGCGCAGACGCGACGGGACGCCCGCCGGCACTGACCCTGCCGGCCACCGAGCGTCGGCGTGCCTCCAGCAGCGTCCTGCTCGCGGTGGAGGTCGCCGCACAGGCTGTCGCGATGAGCGGGCGGGACCCGACCACCCTGGCCTGCGTTTTCGCTTCCGCCCACGGCGACCTGCTCACCACCGACTACCTGTGCGCCACCCTCGCGCGTGCGCCGGACGAACTCTCGCCAACCCGCTTCCACCACTCGGTGCACAACGCACCGGCCGGCTACTGGACCATTGCCAGTGGATGCCACGCGCCATCCAGCGCGGTCTGTGCCGGCCCCGCGACCGCCGGCGCCGGCCTGCTCGAGGCGGCCACCCTGACCTGTGCCGAACAATGCCCCGTGCTGCTGGTGTGCAGCGACATCCGCGGGCACGGCCCCCTGGGCGAAATCGCCGGTTGCCGACACGATTTCGGCTGGGCGCTGGTGCTGTCGCCGCAGGCCGGGCCACGCAGCCGTGCACGACTGATGTTGGGACTTCTCGACGCAGCGTCCACTTCGCCGTCACCGATCAACGCTTGCACTGGAGACACGCCGGACAACCCTTCCGCCGCCGCCCTGCCGCTGCTGACCGCACTCGTCGACGGGCATGGCGAGCTGATCCTGCCAGCGGCGACGGCACTCGGCCTGCATATACGCATGGAGCGCCCGCTATGA
- a CDS encoding glycosyltransferase family 2 protein, translated as MNPTPRWCVIIPCLNEASTIHDIVCSVLALGAPLIVVDDGSDDRTPDIVGALPVTLLRHPQRRGKGEALRTGFGEALRQGYDAVLTMDGDGQHLASDIPRIVTAARRWPGQIVIGARLLDRAQQPAGRHLANSFADWGISWACAQPVADTQSGQRWYPRDVLDLAKLPADGFVLEAALLIAASRERGIKVISVPIASRYQGTFRLSHFRPIRDVARITAYTIGRVIHYGNVRESYRRSRAAPRVTDAADPSSITRP; from the coding sequence ATGAACCCGACCCCGCGTTGGTGCGTCATCATCCCCTGCCTCAACGAGGCGTCGACGATCCACGACATCGTGTGTTCGGTGCTCGCGCTGGGCGCGCCGCTGATCGTGGTGGACGACGGCTCGGACGACCGCACGCCCGATATCGTCGGCGCGCTGCCGGTGACCCTGTTGCGTCATCCGCAGCGCCGCGGCAAGGGCGAAGCCCTGCGCACCGGGTTCGGCGAAGCGCTGCGCCAGGGTTACGACGCGGTGCTGACCATGGATGGCGACGGCCAGCATCTGGCCAGCGACATTCCGCGTATCGTGACGGCAGCGCGTCGCTGGCCCGGACAGATCGTGATCGGCGCGCGACTGCTCGACCGCGCGCAACAGCCCGCCGGTCGCCATCTGGCCAACAGCTTTGCCGACTGGGGCATCTCATGGGCCTGCGCGCAGCCGGTTGCCGACACCCAGAGCGGGCAGCGCTGGTACCCACGCGACGTGCTCGACCTGGCCAAGCTGCCGGCCGACGGCTTCGTGCTGGAAGCGGCCCTGTTGATCGCCGCCTCGCGCGAACGCGGGATCAAGGTGATTTCGGTACCGATCGCATCGCGTTACCAGGGCACGTTCCGGCTCAGCCACTTCCGCCCGATCCGCGACGTGGCACGAATCACCGCGTACACCATCGGCCGCGTGATCCACTACGGCAACGTGCGCGAAAGCTATCGGCGCTCGCGTGCGGCGCCACGGGTCACCGATGCGGCTGACCCGTCCTCGATCACCCGACCCTGA
- a CDS encoding acyltransferase yields MSGHWSERPEGGGRFALWLIRTIALRGGRRLGRLCLYPVTLYFMLRRAEERAASRQFLERVLGRPPGWRQVFRHLHAYAATTLDRIFLLAHGERGFDIAIDGLPVLEEAMAEGRGVLLVGSHQGSFEALRAISGRRPDVPLRVLLDKQKTPAMTELLEALAPDVGAGVIDTSRGGVAITLAVAEACRQGAMVALLADRAREHEALRQVEFLGRPAPWPAGPWLLANTLQVPVLLCFGLYLGGNRYRLVFEPFADPVVVPREAREIVLDSLIARYVARVEHYARSYPYNWFNFHDVWKTGA; encoded by the coding sequence ATGAGCGGTCACTGGAGTGAGCGGCCCGAGGGCGGCGGACGCTTTGCGTTGTGGCTGATCCGCACCATCGCACTGCGTGGCGGACGCCGCCTGGGACGGCTGTGCCTGTATCCGGTCACGCTGTATTTCATGCTGCGGCGCGCGGAAGAACGTGCGGCCTCGAGGCAGTTCCTCGAACGCGTGCTAGGCCGCCCGCCGGGTTGGCGGCAGGTGTTCCGGCACCTGCATGCGTATGCGGCAACCACGCTGGACCGCATTTTTCTGCTGGCCCACGGCGAACGCGGCTTCGATATTGCGATCGACGGGCTGCCCGTGCTGGAGGAGGCCATGGCCGAAGGTCGCGGCGTCCTGCTGGTGGGTTCGCACCAGGGCAGCTTCGAGGCGTTGCGTGCCATCAGCGGGCGACGGCCCGACGTACCGCTGCGGGTGTTGCTGGACAAGCAGAAGACCCCGGCGATGACCGAATTGCTCGAGGCGCTGGCGCCGGACGTGGGGGCGGGCGTGATCGACACCTCGCGTGGCGGCGTGGCGATCACCCTGGCGGTGGCCGAGGCCTGTCGCCAGGGCGCCATGGTGGCGCTGCTCGCCGACCGCGCCCGCGAACACGAAGCGCTGCGGCAAGTCGAGTTCCTGGGGCGGCCTGCGCCGTGGCCGGCCGGCCCCTGGCTGCTGGCGAACACGCTGCAGGTGCCGGTGCTGCTGTGTTTTGGCCTGTACCTGGGCGGCAACCGCTACCGGCTGGTGTTCGAGCCGTTCGCCGATCCGGTGGTGGTCCCGCGCGAGGCCCGCGAGATCGTGCTGGACAGCCTGATCGCGCGTTATGTCGCGCGGGTCGAGCACTATGCGCGCAGCTACCCGTACAACTGGTTCAACTTCCACGATGTATGGAAAACGGGCGCCTGA
- a CDS encoding phosphopantetheine-binding protein produces MAEQTAAQHELAALIVDCLNLEGVEPSQIDPDAPLFGGELGLDSIDALEIALAVSKRYGFTLRSDSPDNQRVFSSLRHLSDYVEQQRTA; encoded by the coding sequence ATGGCCGAGCAGACCGCCGCGCAGCATGAACTGGCTGCCCTGATCGTGGATTGCCTCAACCTCGAAGGCGTCGAGCCGTCGCAGATCGACCCGGACGCGCCGCTGTTCGGTGGCGAGCTTGGGCTGGATTCGATCGACGCGCTGGAGATCGCGCTGGCCGTTTCCAAACGCTACGGTTTCACGCTGCGCTCCGACAGTCCGGACAACCAGCGCGTGTTCTCCAGCCTCCGTCACCTGAGTGACTACGTCGAGCAGCAGCGGACGGCCTGA
- the glmU gene encoding bifunctional UDP-N-acetylglucosamine diphosphorylase/glucosamine-1-phosphate N-acetyltransferase GlmU, protein MRHAPLHVIVLAAGEGKRMKSKKPKVLMPLAGRPLLAHVLDTAQALQPAAIHLVYGHGGDQVLAAFDGYAGLNWVLQAERLGTGHAVGQALRDVPGDARVLVLYGDVPLIRSSTLQRLVEADAALNLLVTRVDNPAGYGRVFRDGNARVRAVVEEKDADDSQRAINLVNTGILAGDADALARWVGRLDRDNAQGEYYLTDIFGMAAAEHRPALCIESDDPAEAAGANNPQQLAGLEAKYRQRAVGELLHAGVRMADPARVDVRGAVETGCDVELDVSVILEGAVTLGEDVRIGPFTRLKDVRLAAGTQVLAHCDLEGVVTHGPCVIGPFARLRPGAELEAGVHVGNFVEVKKTRIGRNSKANHLSYLGDAEIGQGVNVGAGTITCNYDGVNKFVTRIENDVFIGSNSALVAPVTIGEGATIGAGSVITKNAPPHELTLARGGQATVRGWRRPTKKPTA, encoded by the coding sequence ATGAGACACGCTCCGTTGCACGTCATCGTCCTCGCCGCCGGCGAAGGCAAGCGGATGAAGTCGAAAAAACCCAAGGTGCTGATGCCGCTGGCCGGCCGCCCCCTGCTGGCGCACGTGCTGGACACGGCCCAGGCGTTGCAGCCGGCAGCGATCCATCTGGTCTACGGGCACGGCGGCGACCAGGTGCTGGCAGCGTTCGACGGATACGCCGGCCTGAACTGGGTGCTGCAGGCCGAGCGGCTTGGCACCGGCCACGCGGTCGGGCAGGCGCTGCGCGATGTCCCGGGCGATGCGCGCGTGCTTGTCCTTTACGGCGACGTGCCGTTGATCCGCAGTTCCACGCTGCAGCGTCTGGTCGAAGCGGACGCCGCGCTGAACCTGCTGGTGACTCGTGTCGACAATCCCGCCGGCTACGGGCGCGTGTTCCGCGACGGTAACGCGCGGGTCCGCGCGGTGGTGGAGGAGAAGGATGCCGACGACAGCCAGCGCGCGATCAACCTGGTCAACACCGGCATCCTGGCGGGTGACGCCGATGCGCTGGCGCGCTGGGTCGGTCGGCTCGACCGCGACAATGCGCAGGGCGAGTACTACCTCACCGATATTTTCGGCATGGCCGCGGCCGAACATCGGCCGGCGCTGTGCATCGAGAGCGACGATCCGGCCGAGGCTGCCGGCGCCAACAACCCGCAGCAGCTGGCCGGGCTGGAGGCGAAATATCGCCAGCGCGCGGTGGGTGAACTGCTGCATGCGGGAGTGCGCATGGCTGATCCTGCACGCGTCGACGTGCGCGGCGCAGTCGAGACTGGCTGCGATGTGGAACTGGATGTCAGCGTGATCCTGGAAGGGGCGGTGACGTTGGGCGAAGATGTGCGGATCGGGCCGTTCACGCGCCTGAAGGACGTGCGTCTGGCAGCCGGCACGCAGGTACTGGCCCATTGCGACCTGGAAGGCGTGGTGACCCATGGTCCGTGCGTGATCGGTCCGTTCGCGCGGCTCCGTCCCGGCGCGGAGCTGGAAGCCGGCGTGCACGTGGGCAATTTCGTCGAGGTCAAGAAAACCCGCATCGGCCGGAACAGCAAGGCCAATCACCTGAGCTACCTCGGCGACGCCGAGATCGGTCAGGGCGTGAACGTGGGTGCGGGCACCATCACCTGCAACTACGACGGTGTGAACAAGTTCGTCACCCGGATCGAGAACGATGTCTTCATCGGTTCGAACAGCGCGCTGGTCGCGCCGGTGACGATCGGCGAGGGCGCCACCATCGGGGCCGGCTCGGTGATCACCAAGAACGCGCCGCCACACGAACTGACACTGGCACGTGGTGGTCAGGCCACCGTACGCGGTTGGCGGCGGCCGACCAAAAAGCCGACGGCGTGA
- a CDS encoding F0F1 ATP synthase subunit epsilon, which translates to MEHTIRVDIVSAEAEIFHGDATMVIATGELGELGITPRHAPLITRLKPGHVEVLQAGGERQQFYVSGGILEVQPQVVTVLADTAKRAADLDEAAAQRAKKEAEDALASRSDELEVAEAQAKLAEALAQLQALERLRRNLKH; encoded by the coding sequence ATGGAACACACCATTCGTGTCGATATCGTCAGCGCCGAAGCCGAGATTTTCCACGGCGACGCGACGATGGTGATCGCCACCGGCGAGCTGGGCGAGCTGGGCATCACGCCCCGCCACGCGCCGCTGATCACCCGCCTCAAGCCCGGCCATGTCGAGGTGCTGCAGGCTGGTGGCGAGCGCCAGCAGTTCTACGTCTCCGGCGGCATTCTCGAAGTGCAGCCACAGGTGGTCACCGTGCTGGCCGACACCGCCAAGCGCGCCGCCGACCTGGATGAAGCCGCTGCCCAGCGCGCGAAGAAGGAAGCCGAGGACGCCCTGGCCAGCCGCAGCGACGAGTTGGAGGTGGCCGAGGCCCAGGCCAAGCTGGCCGAGGCACTGGCCCAGTTGCAGGCGCTGGAGCGGTTGCGCCGCAACCTCAAGCACTGA
- the atpD gene encoding F0F1 ATP synthase subunit beta, translating into MSQGKVVQIIGAVIDVEFARDQVPQVYDALKIDGTDITLEVQQVLGDGVVRTIALGSTEGLKRGLIARNTGEGIKVPVGNATLGRIMDVLGNPIDEVGPINAEDQWVIHREAPSYDDQAIANELLETGIKVIDLVCPFAKGGKVGLFGGAGVGKTVNMLELINNIATQHAGLSVFAGVGERTREGNDFYHEMQDAGVVVLDNLPQSKVAMVYGQMNEPPGNRLRVALTGLTMAEYFRDQKDESGKGKDVLFFVDNIYRYTLAGTEVSALLGRMPSAVGYQPTLAEEMGVLQERITSTKTGSITSIQAVYVPADDLTDPSPATTFAHLDSTVTLSRQIASLGIYPAVDPLDSTSRQLDPQVVGQEHYEVARRVQGMLQRYKELKDIIAILGMDELSEEDKQVVARARKCERFFSQPFHVAEVFTGAPGKYVTLKETIRGFKMIVDGEVDHIPEQAFYMVGGIDEAIKKAEEMGAKKAA; encoded by the coding sequence ATGAGCCAGGGTAAAGTTGTTCAGATCATCGGCGCGGTCATCGACGTCGAGTTCGCACGCGATCAGGTGCCGCAGGTATACGACGCGCTGAAGATCGACGGCACCGACATCACGCTGGAAGTGCAGCAGGTGCTGGGCGACGGCGTGGTGCGCACCATCGCGCTGGGTTCCACCGAGGGCCTGAAGCGCGGGCTGATCGCACGCAACACCGGCGAGGGCATCAAGGTGCCGGTCGGCAATGCGACCCTGGGCCGCATCATGGACGTGCTCGGCAACCCGATCGACGAAGTCGGTCCGATCAACGCCGAAGACCAGTGGGTGATCCACCGTGAGGCACCCAGCTACGACGACCAGGCCATCGCCAACGAGCTGCTGGAAACCGGCATCAAGGTGATCGACCTGGTCTGCCCGTTCGCCAAGGGCGGCAAGGTCGGCCTGTTCGGCGGCGCCGGCGTGGGCAAGACCGTGAACATGCTCGAGCTGATCAACAACATCGCGACCCAGCATGCGGGCCTGTCGGTGTTCGCCGGCGTGGGTGAGCGTACCCGCGAAGGCAACGACTTCTACCACGAGATGCAGGACGCCGGCGTGGTGGTGCTCGACAACTTGCCGCAGTCGAAGGTGGCGATGGTCTACGGCCAGATGAACGAGCCGCCGGGCAACCGCCTGCGCGTCGCCCTGACCGGCCTGACCATGGCCGAGTACTTCCGCGACCAGAAGGACGAGTCCGGCAAGGGCAAGGACGTGCTGTTCTTCGTCGACAACATCTACCGCTACACGCTGGCCGGTACCGAAGTGTCCGCGCTGCTGGGCCGCATGCCGTCGGCGGTGGGCTATCAGCCGACCCTGGCCGAGGAAATGGGCGTGCTGCAGGAGCGCATCACCTCGACCAAGACCGGTTCGATCACCTCGATCCAGGCCGTGTACGTGCCCGCGGACGACCTGACCGACCCGTCGCCGGCCACCACCTTCGCGCATCTGGACTCCACCGTGACGCTGAGCCGCCAGATCGCCTCGCTGGGCATCTACCCGGCGGTGGACCCGCTGGACTCCACCAGCCGCCAGCTGGATCCGCAGGTGGTGGGCCAGGAGCATTACGAAGTGGCCCGTCGCGTGCAGGGCATGCTGCAGCGCTACAAGGAACTGAAGGACATCATCGCGATCCTGGGCATGGACGAGCTGTCCGAAGAGGACAAGCAGGTCGTGGCCCGCGCGCGCAAGTGCGAGCGCTTCTTCTCGCAGCCGTTCCACGTGGCCGAGGTGTTCACCGGCGCGCCGGGCAAGTACGTGACGCTGAAGGAGACCATCCGCGGCTTCAAGATGATCGTGGACGGCGAAGTCGACCACATTCCGGAGCAGGCGTTCTACATGGTCGGCGGCATCGACGAGGCCATCAAGAAGGCCGAGGAGATGGGCGCCAAGAAGGCCGCCTGA
- the atpG gene encoding F0F1 ATP synthase subunit gamma has protein sequence MASGREIKTKIKSTQNMRKVTRALEMVSASKIRKAQDLMKASRPYAHSMRKVIAHVAQASTEFSHPFLTERSSVARVGFIVVSTDRGLCGGLNSNLFRRTLAQVREWQDKGAQVDVVAVGQKAVQFFRRIKGVNLTGSVTHLGDRPKLEQLVGVIKVVLDAYTANGLDRVFLAYNDFVNTMTQKPSIDALLPLPLVASELKAQETAGDSAYAGVKLEQAHDWDYLYEPDAQTVLEHVLGRYIESVVYQGVLENLASEHAARMVAMKSASDNASKVIDTLTLSYNKARQAAITQEISEIVGGAAAV, from the coding sequence ATGGCAAGCGGACGCGAAATCAAAACCAAGATCAAGAGCACGCAGAACATGCGCAAGGTGACGCGTGCGCTGGAGATGGTCTCGGCCTCGAAGATCCGCAAGGCGCAGGATCTGATGAAGGCCTCGCGCCCCTACGCGCACTCGATGCGCAAGGTGATCGCGCATGTCGCCCAGGCCAGCACGGAGTTCAGCCACCCGTTCCTGACCGAGCGTTCGAGCGTGGCCCGCGTGGGCTTCATCGTGGTGTCCACCGACCGCGGTCTGTGCGGCGGCCTGAACTCCAACCTGTTCCGCCGCACGCTGGCGCAGGTGCGCGAGTGGCAGGACAAGGGCGCGCAGGTCGATGTGGTGGCCGTGGGCCAGAAGGCCGTGCAGTTCTTCCGCCGCATCAAGGGCGTGAACCTGACCGGCAGCGTGACCCATCTGGGCGACCGGCCGAAGCTGGAGCAGCTGGTCGGCGTGATCAAGGTGGTGCTGGACGCCTATACCGCCAATGGCCTGGATCGCGTGTTCCTCGCCTACAACGACTTCGTCAACACGATGACGCAGAAGCCGTCGATCGACGCGCTGCTGCCGTTGCCGCTGGTAGCGTCGGAACTGAAGGCACAGGAGACGGCAGGCGATTCGGCCTATGCCGGCGTGAAGCTGGAGCAGGCCCACGACTGGGACTACCTGTACGAGCCTGACGCGCAGACGGTGCTGGAGCACGTGCTCGGCCGTTACATCGAGTCGGTGGTGTACCAGGGCGTGCTGGAAAATCTCGCCAGCGAACACGCGGCGCGCATGGTGGCGATGAAGAGCGCGTCGGACAACGCCAGCAAGGTGATCGACACGCTGACGCTCAGCTACAACAAGGCGCGTCAGGCGGCGATCACGCAGGAAATCTCGGAGATCGTCGGCGGTGCCGCCGCGGTATGA
- the atpA gene encoding F0F1 ATP synthase subunit alpha: MSSSTLNPSEISELIKSRIEQFKLGAEARNEGTIISVSDGIVRIHGLADVMQGEMIELPGNAFALALNLERDSVGAVVLGEYQHLREGDTAKTTGRILEVPVGPELLGRVVDALGNPIDGKGPLNAKLNAPIEKVAPGVIWRQSVDQPVQTGYKSVDSMIPIGRGQRELIIGDRQTGKTALAIDAIINQKDSGIFCIYVAIGQKRSSIANVVRKLEENGALANTIVVVASASESAALQYIAPYSGCAMGEYFRDRGQDALIIYDDLSKQAVAYRQISLLLKRPPGREAYPGDVFYLHSRLLERAARVSADYVEKFTNGEVKGKTGSLTALPIIETQAGDVSAFVPTNVISITDGQIFLETDLFNAGIRPAVNAGISVSRVGGSAQTKIVKKLSGGVKLALAQYRELAAFAQFASDLDPATRAQLDRGQRVTELMKQAQYAPLSIAELALSVYAAEKGYLDDLPVNKVLAFEKGMHAFFHQNYGELMNKIVATGDWNGDIEASFKAGLDEYKKTGSW, encoded by the coding sequence ATGTCCAGCTCCACCTTGAATCCGTCCGAGATCAGCGAACTGATCAAGAGCCGCATCGAGCAGTTCAAGCTCGGCGCGGAGGCCCGCAACGAGGGCACCATCATCAGCGTGTCCGACGGCATCGTGCGCATCCACGGCTTGGCCGACGTGATGCAGGGCGAAATGATCGAGCTGCCGGGCAACGCCTTCGCACTGGCGCTGAACCTCGAGCGCGACTCGGTCGGTGCCGTGGTGCTGGGCGAATACCAGCACCTGCGCGAAGGCGATACCGCCAAGACCACCGGTCGCATCCTCGAGGTGCCGGTCGGTCCCGAGCTGCTCGGCCGCGTGGTCGATGCACTGGGCAATCCGATCGACGGCAAGGGGCCGCTCAACGCCAAGTTGAATGCGCCCATCGAAAAGGTCGCGCCCGGCGTGATCTGGCGTCAGAGCGTGGACCAGCCCGTGCAGACCGGCTACAAGTCGGTCGACTCGATGATCCCGATCGGCCGTGGCCAGCGCGAGCTGATCATCGGCGACCGCCAGACCGGCAAGACCGCGCTGGCGATCGACGCGATCATCAACCAGAAAGATTCGGGTATCTTCTGCATCTACGTGGCGATCGGCCAGAAGCGTTCGTCCATCGCCAACGTGGTGCGCAAGCTGGAAGAAAACGGCGCGCTGGCCAACACCATCGTGGTGGTGGCGTCGGCGTCCGAGTCGGCCGCGCTGCAGTACATCGCGCCGTACTCCGGCTGTGCCATGGGCGAGTACTTCCGCGATCGCGGCCAGGACGCGCTGATCATCTATGACGACCTCAGCAAGCAGGCCGTGGCCTATCGCCAGATCTCGCTGCTGCTGAAGCGCCCGCCGGGCCGCGAAGCCTATCCGGGCGACGTGTTCTATCTGCACTCGCGCCTGCTCGAGCGTGCGGCCCGCGTGTCGGCCGACTACGTCGAGAAGTTCACCAACGGCGAAGTGAAGGGCAAGACCGGCTCGCTGACCGCGCTGCCGATCATCGAAACCCAGGCCGGTGACGTGTCCGCCTTCGTGCCGACCAACGTGATCTCGATCACCGACGGCCAGATCTTCCTCGAGACCGACCTGTTCAACGCCGGCATCCGCCCGGCCGTGAACGCCGGTATCTCGGTGTCGCGTGTAGGCGGTTCGGCGCAGACCAAGATCGTCAAGAAGCTGTCCGGCGGCGTGAAGCTGGCGCTGGCGCAGTACCGCGAACTGGCGGCCTTCGCCCAGTTCGCCTCGGACCTCGACCCGGCCACCCGCGCCCAGCTGGACCGCGGCCAGCGCGTGACCGAGCTGATGAAGCAGGCGCAGTACGCGCCGCTGTCGATCGCCGAGCTGGCGCTGTCGGTGTACGCGGCCGAGAAGGGCTACCTGGACGACCTGCCGGTGAACAAGGTGCTGGCCTTCGAGAAGGGCATGCACGCGTTCTTCCACCAGAACTACGGCGAACTGATGAACAAGATCGTCGCCACCGGTGACTGGAACGGCGATATCGAGGCCAGCTTCAAGGCGGGCCTGGACGAGTACAAGAAGACCGGTAGCTGGTAA
- a CDS encoding F0F1 ATP synthase subunit delta → MAQSITLARPYARAAFELAHAAGALAAWSQALSFAAAVANDPHVASLANDPRVQPAQLVALHLPQGMTDDAPFARFLGELAAHRRMQLLPEVAELFEQYKRESESQLLVKVTSAMTLDATQAEQLKASLKRRFKREIELETAVDPTLLGGVVIDTGDEVIDGSARGRLERLAGALTH, encoded by the coding sequence ATGGCCCAGTCAATCACCCTCGCCCGACCCTACGCACGTGCGGCATTCGAGCTGGCCCATGCGGCGGGCGCGCTGGCGGCATGGTCGCAGGCACTGTCGTTCGCCGCGGCCGTGGCGAACGATCCGCACGTGGCCAGCCTGGCCAACGATCCGCGCGTGCAGCCTGCACAGCTGGTGGCGCTGCATCTGCCGCAGGGCATGACCGACGACGCGCCGTTCGCCCGTTTCCTGGGCGAACTGGCGGCGCATCGGCGGATGCAGTTGCTGCCCGAGGTGGCCGAGTTGTTCGAGCAGTACAAGCGCGAGTCCGAGTCGCAGCTGCTGGTCAAGGTGACCAGCGCGATGACGCTGGATGCCACGCAGGCCGAGCAGCTCAAGGCGTCGCTCAAGCGCCGCTTCAAGCGCGAGATCGAGCTTGAAACGGCTGTCGATCCGACGCTGCTGGGCGGCGTGGTGATCGACACCGGCGACGAGGTGATCGACGGTTCCGCGCGCGGACGCCTGGAGCGTCTGGCCGGCGCGCTTACGCATTGA
- a CDS encoding F0F1 ATP synthase subunit B, whose amino-acid sequence MQFNATLIGEMISFAILIWFCVHFIWPHLNKAIEERQRKIADGLGAAERAHAELKDADAKVAAEIRDARQKAAEIIDKAQQQANQILDKARADAISEVNRQKALAQDEIASMAQRARDELRERVGTLAVQGASKIVQREIDPAAHKALLDQLAAEI is encoded by the coding sequence ATGCAATTCAACGCGACCCTGATTGGCGAGATGATCTCGTTCGCCATTCTGATCTGGTTCTGCGTCCATTTCATTTGGCCGCATCTCAACAAGGCCATCGAGGAACGCCAGCGCAAGATCGCTGACGGCCTGGGTGCGGCCGAGCGCGCGCATGCCGAACTGAAGGACGCCGACGCCAAGGTGGCCGCGGAGATCCGCGACGCCCGCCAGAAGGCGGCCGAGATCATCGACAAGGCCCAGCAGCAGGCCAATCAGATCCTCGACAAGGCTCGTGCCGACGCCATTTCCGAAGTGAACCGGCAGAAGGCGCTGGCGCAGGACGAGATCGCCTCGATGGCACAGCGCGCCCGTGACGAACTACGTGAGCGCGTGGGCACGCTGGCCGTGCAGGGCGCCAGCAAGATCGTCCAGCGCGAGATCGATCCGGCCGCGCACAAGGCGCTGCTCGACCAGCTCGCCGCCGAGATCTGA
- the atpE gene encoding F0F1 ATP synthase subunit C — MDLIAHLAQVESLTAIGIGLIIGLGALGACIGIGIMGSKFLEAAARQPELMPLLQGRMFLLAGLIDAAFLIGVALAMYFAVGNPLASAITAAAKAAAGH; from the coding sequence GTGGACCTTATCGCTCATCTTGCTCAGGTTGAGAGCCTTACCGCCATCGGCATCGGCCTGATCATTGGCCTCGGCGCGCTGGGTGCCTGTATCGGCATCGGCATCATGGGTTCGAAGTTCCTCGAAGCCGCTGCCCGCCAGCCCGAGCTGATGCCGCTGCTGCAGGGTCGCATGTTCCTGCTGGCCGGCCTGATCGACGCGGCGTTCCTGATCGGCGTGGCGCTGGCCATGTACTTCGCGGTCGGCAACCCGCTGGCCTCGGCGATCACTGCCGCCGCCAAGGCCGCCGCCGGTCACTGA